CACCGGAGCGCACGCCCACCCCTTCTGCGGCCCGGCTGGGGCCAGCGGCTTCTCGCCGGCACCGCCTTCTCACCCGCGCAACCAATCAACATGAGGCTTGTAGGTCGGCGTCCCCCGATTGGCTGCCTCCCTGGCACCGCCCAGCGCCCCGGCGTCCGCGTCCGGCGGGGAGGCGGCGGCTTCCGGCCGGGGCGGTACGGTTGCTGCAGAGGCGCTTTGGACGCCGGGCCGCGTGTGTACTCTCGGGGGCGTGGCGGCGGGAAGAGCCGGGCGGCAGGCGCTGGCGGTCTCCGGGTGGCCGCGCCTCCCCTGGAGCCGGACTCTGCGGGCACGTGAGTGGGAGCGGAGCGGCGGGGAGAAGCCGACCCGGCCGGCGAGGTCCGGCTCGCGGCTGAAGGACCTCCTAGTCTCCACAGGCCCTGGAAGTTCAAGCCTCGGTTGGTGTTTTGTTGTGGTATGTTTTCGTTTTCTCGGCGGGGGAGTGCGTGGGACTCATCTGCCTGAACAGCCGCCGACTGAAAAGTTTTCACAcgttggggggcaggggaggcggGCGTTTGAGGAGACACGGTTCCCCTTATCCAGAGCTTCTGTGACCCCGTCCCTTTCCTTCATAGCCCTCTTCCCGCGCGGGCTCTACCTCACCCCTCACCTCCTGTACTCGACCCCTCTGGGGTTTCTCTCTTCCCCAGGAGGCCATGGATACCTCGACGCCTTTGCCTCCCGTAGCCCCCTCCCCGGCCTGCAACCCAGCCCCACGGACGATCCAGATCGAGTTCCCTCAGCATAGCTCGTTACTCCTGGAGGCCCTGAACCGCCACAGGCTGGAAGGAAAGTTCTGTGACGTGTCCCTCCTGGTGCAGGGCCGCGAACTTAGGGCCCACAAAGCGGTGTTGGCTGCCGCCTCTCCTTACTTCCACGACAAACTACTTCTGGGGGATGCACCACGTCTCACCTTGCCCAGCGTCATCGAAGCCGACGCCTTCGAGGGGCTGCTCCAGCTCATTTATTCCGGGCACCTCCGTCTGCCACTGGATgctctccctgcccacctccttgTGGCCAGTGGTCTCCAGATGTGGCAAGTGGTAGATCAGTGCTCGGAGATCCTTAGAGAACTAGAAAACTCAGGTGGTGGGATTTCAACTCGTGGAGCGACCCCTTTCCACACACTTCTTTCCACCACATCCTCTCCAGGAGACTGGTGCATCCGCTCTTCCCCTTTCCAGACTGTGGCGCAGTCTTCTGCTTCTACCCAGAGCCCcgttggaggggaggggagtgaacTGGGAGATATGTTACAGCTTCAAgttgaagaggaggaggaggaagaagaagatgagGAGGATCAGGGATCAACAGTACCCTCTCAGACTCCTCAGCCTCAGAGAGGGTCAGGGGGTTTTCCTCGCTCTCCTGCATCCCACGCCCTGCCCACATCCACTACTCCTTGCAGGCTTCCAGAGGGCGAGAGTGCTCCACCTGAGCCTCCTGCCCCTCATACTGTACTGTCTCCCAAAATCTTCTACATTAAGCAGGAACCCTTTGAGCCCAAGGAGGAGATATCAGGAGGTG
The DNA window shown above is from Phocoena phocoena chromosome 10, mPhoPho1.1, whole genome shotgun sequence and carries:
- the ZBTB9 gene encoding zinc finger and BTB domain-containing protein 9; this encodes MDTSTPLPPVAPSPACNPAPRTIQIEFPQHSSLLLEALNRHRLEGKFCDVSLLVQGRELRAHKAVLAAASPYFHDKLLLGDAPRLTLPSVIEADAFEGLLQLIYSGHLRLPLDALPAHLLVASGLQMWQVVDQCSEILRELENSGGGISTRGATPFHTLLSTTSSPGDWCIRSSPFQTVAQSSASTQSPVGGEGSELGDMLQLQVEEEEEEEEDEEDQGSTVPSQTPQPQRGSGGFPRSPASHALPTSTTPCRLPEGESAPPEPPAPHTVLSPKIFYIKQEPFEPKEEISGGGTQSGGTKEETKVFPGGNTEENGELGFLLPSGAGQTSGGGGPSWKPVDLHGNEILSAGGGPGGVGQAVHGPVKLGGAPPADGKRFGCLCGKRFAVKPKRDRHIMLTFSLRPFGCGICNKRFKLKHHLTEHMKTHAGALHACPHCGRRFRVHACFLRHRDLCKGQGWATAHWTYK